Proteins encoded together in one Benincasa hispida cultivar B227 chromosome 1, ASM972705v1, whole genome shotgun sequence window:
- the LOC120071050 gene encoding receptor-like protein EIX2 translates to MAYFFIPSAKMISLTVIWYFTSIQYFFLLLSMPANNLALEIKCMESERQALLSLKQNLIDRYDFLSSWRTQANHKANDDCCNWRGVGCSNNTGADHHHIVSLDLHNKGLMGEVGSSLTQLLHLTYLDLSYNQFDQILIEDIGSLINLNYLNLSYNKLSGSIPQSLGQLSNLEYLNLQSNLLEGEVSEVHFSKLKNLKALDLSDNLLRLNFNSAWIPPFQMQSISLRNCTLGPDFPKWLQTQNFSVLDISENIISDEIPRWFWNNLSPNLLFLDISFNYIKGEIPNLSLKFKRMPVIILGVNEFEGKIPAFLFGAQNLDLSRNKFSDISSLCEVNDSSPLYLLDTCSNEMSGQLPNCWNHMLNLASLSLAYNYFSGDIPHSLSNLTRLKSLNLRENYFSGKFPSWFNFTDLIIFDAVDNNLSGNLPSWIGSRLPNLVRLLLKSNHFHGNLPSSLCNLRRIEVLDISFNYNISGSIPTCIYNFDVLTKMFNPSTVPDYIRDLVMMWKGKEMLIHGRNLQLQRSIDLSSNRLTGDIPSEITQLVGLISLNLSRNELTGQIPYNMGQLQSLDFLDLSRNNLCGSVPFSLSEMPRLSVLDLSYNNLSGNIPIGTQLQSFPTSSYEGNPCLCGDPLKKCELSINNGFYFENNINENEEADQDKLIIQDLLIAISSGFIIGFWGICGSLLLFKRWRHTCFKFLISITEKVI, encoded by the coding sequence ATGGCATATTTTTTCATTCCATCAGCCAAAATGATATCTCTGACTGTAATATGGTATTTTACTTCCATCCAATATTTTTTCCTTCTGCTTTCCATGCCAGCAAATAATCTTGCACTGGAAATCAAATGCATGGAAAGCGAAAGACAAGCCCTGTTATCCTTGAAGCAAAACCTCATAGATAGATATGATTTTCTCTCTTCTTGGAGAACACAGGCCAATCACAAAGCCAATGATGATTGTTGCAATTGGAGAGGTGTTGGTTGTAGCAACAATACAGGTGCTGACCATCATCATATCGTAAGCCTTGATCTTCATAATAAAGGTTTGATGGGTGAGGTTGGTTCTTCCTTAACTCAATTATTGCATCTCACCTACTTAGATCTTAGTTATAATCAGTTTGATCAAATCTTGATTGAGGATATTGgttctcttatcaatttgaattacCTCAACTTGTCCTATAACAAGTTGAGTGGAAGTATTCCTCAAAGTTTGGGACAATTATCCAACTTAGAGTATTTGAATCTTCAGTCTAATTTATTGGAGGGTGAAGTTTCTGAAGTTCATTTCTCAAagcttaaaaatttaaaagcttTGGATCTATCTGACAACTTGTTGAGATTAAACTTCAACTCAGCTTGGATTCCTCCTTTTCAAATGCAGTCAATAAGTTTGAGAAATTGTACATTGGGCCCAGATTTTCCCAAATGGCTTCAAACACAAAATTTCTCTGTTCTTGATATTTCAGAGAACATAATTTCAGACGAGATTCCCAGATGGTTTTGGAATAACTTGTCCCCAAACTTATTGTTTCTTGATATTTCCTTCAATTATATCAAGGGGGAAATCCCAAATTTGTCCTTGAAATTCAAAAGGATGCCTGTAATCATTTTGGGAGTGAATGAATTTGAAGGTAAAATTCCAGCCTTTCTTTTTGGAGCACAAAACCTTGACCTTTCAAGAAATAAATTTTCTGATATATCAAGTTTGTGTGAAGTCAACGATTCATCCCCTTTATATCTCTTGGATACTTGCAGCAACGAAATGTCTGGCCAACTCCCTAATTGTTGGAACCATATGCTGAATTTAGCATCCTTAAGTTTGGCCTATAATTATTTTTCTGGAGACATTCCACATTCTTTGAGTAATCTCACAAGACTCAAATCTCTAAATTTGCGAGAAAATTATTTCTCTGGGAAGTTTCCTTCTTGGTTTAACTTCACAGATTTGATAATCTTCGATGCAGTTGACAACAATTTATCTGGAAATTTACCGTCATGGATCGGATCAAGGTTGCCAAATTTGGTTCGTTTGCTTCTCAAGTCAAATCACTTTCATGGAAACTTACCTTCAAGTCTTTGCAACCTCAGAAGGATTGAAGTGCTGGACATTTCATTCAATTATAATATTTCAGGAAGCATACCAACTTGCATCTATAATTTTGATGTCTTGACAAAAATGTTTAATCCATCAACTGTTCCTGATTACATAAGAGATTTGGTCATGATGTGGAAAGGCAAAGAGATGCTAATTCATGGTAGAAATTTACAGCTTCAAAGGAGTATTGACCTGTCTAGCAATCGTCTGACAGGAGATATTCCAAGCGAAATCACACAGCTTGTTGGTTTAATTTCTTTGAATCTCTCGAGGAATGAGTTAACAGGTCAAATTCCTTACAACATGGGTCAACTTCAATCGTTGGATTTTCTGGATCTATCAAGAAATAATTTGTGTGGTTCAGTTCCATTTAGTTTGTCTGAAATGCCCAGATTGAGTGTGTTGGATCTGTCCTACAACAACCTTTCAGGAAATATTCCTATTGGAACTCAACTTCAAAGCTTTCCAACTTCTTCCTATGAAGGCAACCCTTGTCTTTGTGGCGATCCACTTAAGAAGTGCGAGCTGAGCATCAACAATGGTTtttattttgagaataatatCAATGAAAATGAAGAGGCTGATCAAGACAAACTCATAATACAAGATCTGCTTATTGCCATTTCATCTGGATTTATAATTGGCTTTTGGGGAATCTGTGGCAGTCTTCTACTCTTTAAGAGATGGAGACATACCTGCTTCAAGTTTTTAATAAGTATAACTGAGAAAGTTATTTGA